The following are from one region of the Platichthys flesus chromosome 2, fPlaFle2.1, whole genome shotgun sequence genome:
- the LOC133970120 gene encoding protein phosphatase 1 regulatory subunit 12B-like isoform X2, protein MSSLLSHNKDRPHIRKSLSDSFPTSSAATTRSLRHERLSRLSSSGSSDVSNDSTTNPAESYFQRRENRLSARKKAVEETENNDYKKMYEKALSTNQRLKSKLETSKEELVLIQDQLQKVQGREGDCGSSVLEAEKKESWILKKRISDMEDQLKVKAELKMENQRLKDENGALIRVITKLSK, encoded by the exons ATGTCATCTCTACTCTCTCACAACAAAGATCGGCCGCACATTAGAAAGTCGCTCTCTGACTCTTTCCCGACCTCCTCCGCTGCCACCACCAGGAGCCTGAGG CATGAGAGGCTGTCAAG attgaGCTCGTCTGGATCCTCGGACGTTTCCAACGACTCAACAACAAACCCGGCCGAGTCCTACTTCCAGCGCAGAGAGAACCGGCTGTCCGCGAGGAAAAAGGCCGtagaagagacagaaaacaatgaCTATAAAAAg ATGTATGAAAAGGCCCTCTCCACAAATCAGAGGCTCAAATCCAAATTGGAAACCAGTAAAGAGGAACTTGTCCTGATTCAGGACCAGCTGCAGAAAGTTCAG ggaagagaaggagattGTGGCTCCTCTGTGCTCGAGGCAGAAAAGAAG GAAAGCTGGATTCTTAAAAAGAGAATATCAGATATGGAAGACCAGTTGAAG GTTAAAGCAGAACTTAAGATGGAGAACCAGAGGCTGAAGGATGAAAATGGAGCTTTAATCCGTGTCATCACTAAACTGTCCAAGTGA
- the LOC133973715 gene encoding immunoglobulin-like and fibronectin type III domain-containing protein 1 produces MLKRLNQMKKEREDEQAKVVEKLEDVKQIEVKPGGRAEFSFNMKLLDPNSVIHVYKDGKSVAYGDEENSNPRLKKIGTQYVFSIKDPQPEDAGLYQVDVEEANILTTDFQVPDVKFVDKLKDTQAVESEDAVFQCVLSTPLNRITWSKQDEALEHGDKYEITVSEDKLTHTLRVKDCAMADNGAYYAIAGITSSSASLIVEDRGVQFVSGLSDTAANIGERAELTCKLSTDTSEGRWYKNGKLLTDGDGVRIIKDGACHRLIIDCCKKDDSAVYRFEAEGRKSEATLNIQDPPQIDSEALVNFTKPVIIKAGESAEWKLTFSGRDPINIQWYKDDDELSPGLNVKTETSASQSQLRLTKCQRKNSGEVKIKIKNEFGTIEATSRLIVLGYPGAPSAPKVISAFKECINLAWIPPCDTGGTKIVGYNLERNKKGTNYWSLVNQGGPITDTKFAVKDVFEGAAYEFRVSAINLSGAGDPSIPCDTVIARDPMKPPGRVTDLKLTSSNYTTFSLAWTKPRELKGVEDEAQGYYVEIRLIECLEWSRCNNVPITRTSYTVLGLKAMATYWVRVIATNYGGEGEPQGFDNYVIAMPPPVRPKFKDRNMKTFVVERSGNTVRLNINFEASPLPEIIWVKDGIPVAKHVTITNSDKGSQLLIPTSERSDSGVYTITVKNLVGQECFDVEIRVTDDPKPPGPVELEQNIPGTVTLSWCPSPDEKRDDRLHYMVSQRDSFKHTWRTVADNLFNNKFTVVNILPGWEYHFRVFAKNDMGLSTPSEPPVFETRKDKEKFIVNMPKKKNLDFQAAPAFIVPLKMRTPPQGYECHMSCAVKGDPAPRVTWYRNNISLNTDTNYHITNVCGVCSLLILRVKDNGEYKVVIENKLGSAECSMNLSVRE; encoded by the exons ATGCTGAAGAGACTCAACCAgatgaaaaaagagagggaagacgAACAGGCCAAG GTTGTAGAGAAGCTGGAGGATGTGAAACAGATAGAAGTGAAACCTGGTGGGAGAGCGGAATTCAGCTTCAACATGAAACTTTTGGATCCCAACAGTGTAATTCATGTATACAAG GATGGGAAATCGGTGGCATATGGTGATGAGGAAAATTCAAACCCTCGCCTTAAGAAAATTGGGACACAGTATGTTTTCAGCATCAAAGACCCTCAACCAGAAGATGCTGGATTATACCAGGTTGATGTTGAGGAAGCAAATATCCTGACAACTGACTTTCAAG TCCCTGATGTGAAGTTCGTAGACAAGCTCAAGGACACACAGGCCGTTGAAAGCGAGGACGCAGTTTTTCAGTGCGTCTTGTCCACACCGCTCAACAGAATCACTTGGTCAAAACAGGACGAGGCACTGGAACATGGGGACAAGTATGAAATCACTGTCTCAGAGgacaaactcactcacacattaaGAGTCAAAGACTGTGCAATGGCAGATAATGGAGCGTATTATGCCATCGCTGGGATAACTTCCAGCAGTGCCTCTCTCATAGTGGAAG ATCGAGGTGTCCAGTTTGTGAGTGGGCTGTCAGATACTGCTGCTAATATTGGTGAACGGGCAGAGCTGACTTGCAAACTAAGCACTGACACCTCAGAGGGACGCTGGTACAAAAATGGAAAGCTG TTAACCGATGGAGACGGTGTACGAATCATCAAAGATGGGGCCTGTCACAGGTTGATAATTGATTGCTGTAAAAAGGACGACTCAGCAGTCTACCGCTTTGAGGCTGAGGGACGTAAATCAGAAGCGACACTTAATATTCAAG ATCCGCCACAAATAGACAGTGAGGCTCTGGTTAATTTCACAAAGCCAGTTATTATAAAAGCAGGTGAAAGTGCTGAATGGAAGCTGACGTTCTCCGGCAGAGACCCAATTAATATACAGTGGTACAAGGATGACGACGAGCTGTCGCCTGGCCTCAATGTGAAGACTGAGACATCAGCGTCTCAAAGCCAACTACGCCTTACCAAGTGCCAAAGGAAAAACAGTGGAGAGgtcaaaatcaaaatcaaaaacgAATTTGGTACAATAGAAGCAACGTCCAGACTTATCGTACTAG GATACCCAGGAGCCCCATCAGCACCTAAAGTAATCAGCGCCTTTAAAGAGTGCATCAACCTGGCATGGATTCCTCCCTGTGACACTGGAGGAACCAAAATAGTGGGATACAATTTGGAAAGGAACAAGAAAGGCACTAATTACTGGAGCCTGGTAAACCAAGGAGGGCCAATAACAG ATACAAAGTTTGCCGTGAAAGACGTCTTTGAAGGGGCAGCGTATGAATTCAGAGTGTCTGCTATCAACCTGTCTGGTGCTGGAGATCCTAGTATTCCCTGTGACACAGTCATTGCAAGGGATCCAATGA AACCTCCAGGCAGAGTCACAGACCTGAAATTAACATCCTCCAACTACACCACGTTTTCACTGGCTTGGACTAAACCTAGAGAACTGAAAGGGGTTGAGGATGAAGCCCAGGGATACTATGTGGAGATTAGACTGATAGAATGCCTCGAATGGAGCCGCTGTAACAATGTCCCAATTACTCGAACTTCCTACACTGTGCTTGGCTTGAAGGCGATGGCCACATACTGGGTGAGAGTAATTGCCACCAATTACGGAGGTGAAGGAGAACCTCAGGGCTTTGACAATTACGTCATTGCCATGCCCCCTCCCG TGAGGCCCAaatttaaagacagaaacatgaaGACCTTTGTGGTGGAGCGATCTGGAAACACAGTCCGTCTGAACATCAACTTCGAG GCCTCCCCACTGCCAGAGATCATTTGGGTAAAAGATGGTATTCCGGTGGCTAAACATGTGACAATTACCAACTCCGATAAAGGCTCTCAGCTGTTGATCCCCACCTCCGAGCGCTCCGACAGCGGCGTCTACACCATTACCGTCAAGAACCTGGTCGGCCAGGAGTGCTTCGATGTTGAAATCAGAGTTACAG ATGATCCCAAGCCTCCAGGACCAGTGGAGCTGGAACAAAACATCCCAGGGACAGTGACTCTGTCCTGGTGTCCCTCTCCAGATGAGAAGAGGGACGACAGGCTACACTACATGGTTTCCCAACGGGACTCCTTCAAGCACACCTGGAGGACTGTGGCTGACAACCTCTTCAACAACAAGTTCACAGTTGTCAACATTTTGCCCGGGTGGGAGTACCACTTCAGGGTGTTTGCTAAAAATGACATGGGCCTTTCAACACCTTCTGAACCCCCTGTGTTTGAGACCAGAAAGGACAAAG AAAAGTTCATTGTGAACATGCCAAAGAAGAAAAACCTGGACTTCCAGGCAGCTCCAGCCttcatcgtgcccctgaagatGCGTACGCCTCCTCAGGGCTACGAGTGTCACATGAGCTGTGCCGTTAAGGGCGATCCGGCTCCTCGTGTGACGTGGTACCGCAACAACATCAGCTTGAACACAGACACCAACTACCACATCACCAACGTCTGCGGTGTCTGCTCCCTGCTCATATTGAGGGTCAAAGACAACGGGGAATACAAAGTGGTTATTGAGAACAAACTGGGGTCCGCCGAGTGCTCAATGAACCTGAGTGTCAGAG AGTGA
- the LOC133970120 gene encoding protein phosphatase 1 regulatory subunit 12B-like isoform X1: MSSLLSHNKDRPHIRKSLSDSFPTSSAATTRSLRHERLSRLSSSGSSDVSNDSTTNPAESYFQRRENRLSARKKAVEETENNDYKKMYEKALSTNQRLKSKLETSKEELVLIQDQLQKVQKGREGDCGSSVLEAEKKESWILKKRISDMEDQLKVKAELKMENQRLKDENGALIRVITKLSK; this comes from the exons ATGTCATCTCTACTCTCTCACAACAAAGATCGGCCGCACATTAGAAAGTCGCTCTCTGACTCTTTCCCGACCTCCTCCGCTGCCACCACCAGGAGCCTGAGG CATGAGAGGCTGTCAAG attgaGCTCGTCTGGATCCTCGGACGTTTCCAACGACTCAACAACAAACCCGGCCGAGTCCTACTTCCAGCGCAGAGAGAACCGGCTGTCCGCGAGGAAAAAGGCCGtagaagagacagaaaacaatgaCTATAAAAAg ATGTATGAAAAGGCCCTCTCCACAAATCAGAGGCTCAAATCCAAATTGGAAACCAGTAAAGAGGAACTTGTCCTGATTCAGGACCAGCTGCAGAAAGTTCAG aagggaagagaaggagattGTGGCTCCTCTGTGCTCGAGGCAGAAAAGAAG GAAAGCTGGATTCTTAAAAAGAGAATATCAGATATGGAAGACCAGTTGAAG GTTAAAGCAGAACTTAAGATGGAGAACCAGAGGCTGAAGGATGAAAATGGAGCTTTAATCCGTGTCATCACTAAACTGTCCAAGTGA